The Marinifilum sp. JC120 genome segment TATTCTTACTCATCGCACACCTCAAGAAAGCGCAAGGCCGCTCTGACCGGAGCAGAGTCATATTGCGGAGACTTAGTCGTCCTCGTCTGTTTCACCAAGTGCTTTACGCACAATTTCAATGACTTCGGTAGGGTCAAAAGGCTTTTTGATCGTGGCGACCGCACGCTTGATAGCCATATGAATACCGGGAAGTCCACTAATGACAATTACCGGAATTTCGGAAAATTGTTCTTCCAGTGTCAGCCTGCGGTAGAATCTCGGTCCCCATTCATTGGGCATTTCCAGATCAAGCGTGATCAGGTCAGGGTTCTCAGCTATCGCAACATCGTAGGCTGAAAGTCCGTCTGAAGCGCGGCAGGTAAGGTATCCGTGATCCTCGAATACGTTTACGAGGTAGTCCACAATGTACGGGTC includes the following:
- a CDS encoding response regulator produces the protein MPKKIMVVDDDPYIVDYLVNVFEDHGYLTCRASDGLSAYDVAIAENPDLITLDLEMPNEWGPRFYRRLTLEEQFSEIPVIVISGLPGIHMAIKRAVATIKKPFDPTEVIEIVRKALGETDEDD